GAAGGATACAAAGCCCCAGCAGCAACTGGTATAGCCACAACATTATACACAATTGCAAATACATAGTTCAACCGAATACGGGAGAAGGTCTTCCGGGAAAGATCAATGGCGGTGATCACGTCTTCCAAGTTGTTTCGCATCAACACGTAATCAGCAGCTTCTATTGCAATATCTGTTCCAGCCCCTATTGCCATACCAACATCAGCAGCAGCTAATGCAGGAGAGTCATTGATACCATCACCAACCATTGCTACTATGCTTCCGTCTTTTTGGAATGATTGAACAACATCAGCTTTTCCAGCAGGCATAACCTCTGCCCTAACATCTTGGATGCCAACCTGTCATACAAGACTTTTGTTATTCAAGGTTTGATTAATACATCAAGTTCTATCTCATATAATTAAGTTACAAGACAGTTGGGCATGAATACTGGTTTTGCTTCAAAGGCATCTTTTTATGATTCACAATGGAGAGCTCAATAATcttatactaattatttatagTTAGAAGTCATACAATTTCCTTCAATTATTACTATCatagatatgatttataaataagaaaaatcaactGTAGGCCTATTGAAGCAAGGCCAGAACATAAGTCAAAGTATACTTCCCATTCATCAACTAATTCCAATTATGCTTGTCCACAATTAGAGTTAAGTTTGTCCTGCCACACACACCAAAATCACTAAGGGGGGAGGGGGGGGGGGTGGtttccaattttcaaaaaaagtCATTTTACCACTTTGTTTTTTATGGTTGAAAAAGCTTAGACAGACATCTTTACATTTCAAATTGgtttataaaatttatacaaatacactAGAACAATAGCCTTGAAAATACACTAGGAGAGTTGCCAAAATGCCAAGTTTTAACAGCAACATAAATAAAATCATATTAGAAGAGTATATACAGACCTCCTTGGCCACAGCGCGAGCAGTTCTCCGGTTATCTCCTGTAACCATAACAGGTCTGACACCCATTTTCTGGAGCCCTTCTATAACTACAGATGCTTCTCTCTTTAGTGGATCTGAAATCCCCAAGACTCCAATTATTATATCATCATATGCTACTAGTACCCCTGTCCTTGCACTTTCTTCCAGCTCTACCACAAAATTTTCCACTTCATCTGAGATATCTATGCCACTTTCTGCCATGAGCTTCCTGTTACCAACCTGTTGACAACAGACTGCCTCCAATAAGAAACTCTTGGGAAAGATGAAGAAAAGTAAACAATATTTAAAGATATGGACTGCAATGGTTAAAGAAACTACCAAAATAGGTTTCCCATCTATAAGGCATTGAACACCTCTTCCAGGAAGAGCAATGAAATCTGAGACATCAAAAAGCCACCCAGATTTCAACTCCTTGGCACCATTTTGGGTACCATCAGAAGCAGAAGAGTCATCAAAGAAATGAAAATGACGTGCATATTCTACTATTGCTTGTGCCAGTGGATGTTCACTGCTAGCCTGAATCATAAAAAtgaaatgaattaatttgaaatttCTGGCAATTGAATATATATGAAGAAATGGAAAAGCTACAATAATTGATCttcaaaagatataaagaagtGTATAAATATCCCACATAATTATAAGTCCTCCATTACTTCACCTGAATCTAGATTCTGAACCATGTGACAATATTATAAAAACACAGAATCACAAGAAGTAACAATCATAAAAAGAACTGAAACTCACCTCAGCAGAAGCCACCAATCTGAGAAATTCTCCCCGTTGCATTCCTGTGAATGTCTTGGCAGTAGTAACACTAGCTTTTCCTTGTGTCAGAGTTCCTGTTTTATCAAATATCACATACTTCACCATCTGAGCTCTTTCCAAAGCATCTCCTCCTTTAATTAGCACTCCATTGTTAGCCCCAACCCCTGTCGCCACCATGACAGCTGTTGGTGTTGCCAAGCCAAGCGCACAGGGACATGCAATCACTACGACAGCTATTGAGAACATTAGAGCAAAAACAAAGTGATTTCCATTTTCCGGCAGCCATTCCTCAGGATAAGCTCCAATAGACCCAGCACCATACCTACAGATAATGAATCAACATTTTTAGAGAAACAGAGGGATAAACTACCATACCGCTAAATCAACACTTATTGACATAACAAAACTAGTTAACTTGATGACCTTACCAAGAGAAAAATGTCAATAATGCCAAAGAAACAACTGTAGGAACAAATATACTTGCAACCTGCATGCCAAGAGAATGGTACATGAGTTAAAATCTAATATTTCTTCATAGTCTAAGAAATTGGTAATTAAGTAAAAGAAACCCTAATTTTATGGATAACTGCAGAGAAGTCAGGATAGCATTCAAAAGATCGCCTAAACTCTACAGGCTTATCCACCAGTATACCAAAAGAAAGGCAAACAGAGAACTAGTAAAATCTTACTCCTTGCTACTCAATTTATCATTTTTTGGCTGAGGTTAACTTgacaaaatatacatataaaagaaATCGCAATACAATTATCATCCCCCCATCACGAACAAAGCATTGTCATCCCTCCCTTATAAAGCCATGATAACAATGATATGAATAAAGTTTTATCGGGAAAATCTAACTTAATGCATATGCATATTGACAATAAaaacaattttattattatttgaaagagGGGGCAATTTGAATGATGCAGCTCAAGCGCCAGAATACTAACATAATCAGCAAATTTCTGAATTGGAGCTTTGGACATCTGTGCTGTCTCAACTAAACTAATTATCTGACTCAAAACTGTATCAGATCCTACTTTGGTAGCTTGAATGTGAAGGACACCATGCAAATTTATTGTACCACCAATCACCGATGCATTCACCTCCTTCTGAACAGGTACAGCTTCCCCTGTTACCATGCTTTCATTGACATAACTTGATCCCCAAGTAACGATTCCATCGGCAGGAATCTTTGTACCAGGAACAACTTTTAGCATGTCACCAGGTTGAACGAGCAAGGAATCaatttccttttcttcaatagatCTACCACCTAATCAATACAGTTGATTATCGTCAACTTTTcagttttgattttgaaaagtcaTATAACCACCATCACGAGTTTTCAACGCAAACATAAAGATAATCAAAGCCAAAGATGATTAATGTCATTTCTTTAAGAAAACAGAGGACATACACTGAAGATGATAGGTACCTTTATCTTTGATAATCAATAAAGCTGTTGCAGGAGCAAGTTCTACTAACTTCTTGATGGCATCTGATGTCTTCCCCTTGGCAAGGCATTCCAAATACTTGCCCAACAATACAAATGTTATGAGCATGGCACTTGTTTCAAAGTATACTGGAGCCCTAAATCCAGTAAGAGCACCATATAGAAGAGCACAAACAGAATAAGTATAAGATGCAGTAGTTCCTACAGCAACTAGAACATCCATGTTTGTCGAACCATTTTTAAGAGCTCTGGCAGCAGCAATGTAGAAACGCTTCCCAATGACAAATTGAATGATACTCACCAATCCCCACTTCAACCAATCACCCATAAGGAAAGGCCCGCATCTCCGGAGTAGTAAAGAATATATCATTGGTATATGAGGACATACTAGCTTCATGAAGAAGAGAGGAATCTGACATGCAACAAGCCAAAAATGAATGTTAAATAGCACAGACTCGTTTTTTAAGAAAATCAAGATTTTTCATTTGAGAAACAATATCAAATCTTAGTTTGAATCTTTATATGTATTTTCACGATGATAATCTgacttttttctttgaaaaaacaaaaaagaatacaAACGCAGATTTAATCGTAGTATTTCTGTGTGAAGATTTTTTTTGAAGAGAGAACTGTTTGCACTTAAAATGAGTAGCCATCCAATCAGCACTGCCATGATCTAACAAGTGAATTCACATTGGAttcaaagaaataaagaaaatggaAGTAGAATGTAACTATTTGAAGCATACACACAGATTatcaaaagaagaattaaaaacaCTCACACTAAGAAGCAAACTAGAGACGAAGAGCCGAAACATAGCTGAGCTCTCCTCAACATCTTTAGAAGCCATCCTTGTATAAGGGTTTCTAACACGTAATTTAAATTTTCCACTGCTTCTCCCTTCAATCCCATCAACTAAGTATCTAGGACTGAGAACTTCAGGATCAAAGACAATATCCAATTGACCTGATATCTGATCAAAACGAAACTGCCTTACTCCTTTGATGCTGCCAAGCACACCTTCTAAAACTTGAGTGTCAATCAGACTATACACACCAACCACCTCAAAAACTACTTTATCCTGTTCACTGCTCTGAACAAATGAACCTTCAAAACCAGCATCTTCAATTGCATTGACTATATCATCTTTACCTATTACACTCGGATCATATTCAACTTCGCCTAACGAAGTAGCCAAAGCCACTACAGCCCTCTTGACCCCTGGAAGATCTCTCAAAATGCCTTCCATGGAATTTACACAGGCCGCACATGTCATACCTCCGATTATGAATTGTCCCACAAGTGTTCCATGTGGCATCTTTCCAGTTGTGCTGGGTTCTGGTAATATTTCTGCTTCAAACCCCGCATCTTCAATTGCATTTTTTATGTCTTCATCCTGAAATATGACAAATTTCAAAATAAACTTCACTGAATAAAAGAAATTTttgtttgggggggggggggggtgggggAGGGGGAGTGGAGGTTGCAAAAAAAATATTCCAGACTCTCCCCTTTGATGTCACTGTTATTTTTCCATACATCGTTGGATTAACATCTCTGGATATAATTCATCAATGTATCTGGATACAACCAACGGTATACTAGAAAAAGATAGTGACATATAAAAGCGAAAGTAATGAGTAATAATCATACACACTAACTACACTGAGAATAGAATTGGATAGTGTTTTCCAAGACTGAAAAAGATGAAGCTGAAGAACATATCAAAGTATTACATGTTGCAGGTTTAAATGGATTAGAAGTACAAATGATTGCAAATTATCAGCAGCCAAAGcaataataattttcaaatacagactttaaaattaacttccgtGACCCAAACAGTAATAAATCCGGGCAAGAACAACAGGGATCAAATGATCAACCAAAGTTAGTTACTTGTAAGCAACCGATCaaggttaaaaaataaataaacaaaatggcTATCAAGTATCAAGACCCATGGACACTGACACTAGTTAAGATTTCTAAAATGGAAATGTGTAATTAAGATAGAAAATTTAAGAAATGCTTCTAACAAAacccgaaaaaaaaaacaagtaaaaaggaaaaaacgaaaaaatagaTTGGAAGATAAATAAGAAGTAGAATAGTAGAAGAACTACTCAAGTCACTACAAAATCACTTGAtcagaattcaattcaattcaatcaagaAGTCAAGAACTAATCACCACCTCAATTTGATTGGAAAAGTTGATCAAGCACTTCAAACAATGTTAAACCCCCAAAAAACAaaattcagagagagagagagaccaacCTTGACCAGAGCTGGGTTGAAAACTACATCGGCTTTGTTCTGAAGAAGAGCAACGGAGGCGGTAATTACACCGTTGACGGCGCAGAGAGCCGATTCGACGGAGGTGGAGCATGCAGCACAGGTCATCCCGGTGACCCTCACCTGAATCCGCCTCATTCCGCCGTCGTCAATTCCGTCGCGGGAATCGTAGGAGTCCAGTAGCCGCACCTCCTCCAAGTCGCCGGCGTCATCGTCTGCGGCGCCGGCGATCGAAGTCAGCTGCACATCTCTGCTTCTACTCGGCGCCATGAGAGAAAAAGtagaattgaaaaggaaaaaaaaaactaagagaaatgcaatttaagaggaaaagaaaaagagatagtggaaatacaataaaatgaaaatgacttttttttaaatatatttttccctttattattattgtattaatatttttatgagCTTTGAAGGTAGGAGACTATAGAAATGGACAAATGGTGCTGTTGGGGAAACAGCAAGTTTTGTTTAATTTAACGTAACAGAGGAAACAGAGAAAACAGGGTTGGGTTTTTCTTGTCAAACTTTCTagtacatttttcttttttatgtttttccgGTATTGCCCTCGATGAATTCGTTGTTTCCGAACGCGAACTACGTTGTTGGTTGTACTACTTTGTTTCCATAACGAAATCGAGGAGTTTGTATTTGTACTGCGGCAGCGGTACTGCACAGTGCATACAATGCCATAAATATTTTCAACGTCGACCGTTTCAATTACGTCCCTTCCTCAGTCCCTCTCTGCGTGTTTGCATAACCTTCATTATATAGAATTTAGATCCTCTCaagtaaaaaaattagtaaaataataaaattaaaagttaattatcattaattttataatttttataaaatatatattttgttatcttaatttaaaagtaattaattttgttattttattattttattaaatttttttattttaaaattttttattaatattaaaataaaagacaaatagatttttaacctttttttatgGATATTTTCGTTTTCAAAGAATAGAAAATATATTCATATTTTTGACCCCTCTGAGATGTGGATAAATTTATCTCTCCATTAAACTCATTCCGTTGGCCTTGATAGAAAATGCTGATATGACAATCCTGACACTGACCTGGCAGTTACGGGCTGACACGTAGGCTGTACTTTTGAAAAGAGGATGTATTAGTCCTCAGGCACCAAAACGTTGCCGTTTCTTCCCAACGGCGTGATCAAAGTATATGTGGAACTTAAGAGTCTATTGGTTCTTCAATAAGTTCTCTCGCATTGCATTTATCCCTGCGTCCCCAGTTAACACGTTCAGCCCAGACTCAATATCAGCACTTGTCGGATCATACCAGTATACTGCATTATATGACTGGTATCCCAAACCCTTAAATAACATTACAAGGTCTCCGAAATTCACAGAGTCTAGGTCTATCTTAGGGAACCTCTCTTCCTTACCATTTTGATAAACCAGGGCACCATCACTTCCTCTCACGAAGTTGCCTCCATGGTGAAAAATCGGCACCACAAAAAT
The sequence above is drawn from the Arachis hypogaea cultivar Tifrunner chromosome 4, arahy.Tifrunner.gnm2.J5K5, whole genome shotgun sequence genome and encodes:
- the LOC112796513 gene encoding copper-transporting ATPase RAN1, translating into MAPSRSRDVQLTSIAGAADDDAGDLEEVRLLDSYDSRDGIDDGGMRRIQVRVTGMTCAACSTSVESALCAVNGVITASVALLQNKADVVFNPALVKDEDIKNAIEDAGFEAEILPEPSTTGKMPHGTLVGQFIIGGMTCAACVNSMEGILRDLPGVKRAVVALATSLGEVEYDPSVIGKDDIVNAIEDAGFEGSFVQSSEQDKVVFEVVGVYSLIDTQVLEGVLGSIKGVRQFRFDQISGQLDIVFDPEVLSPRYLVDGIEGRSSGKFKLRVRNPYTRMASKDVEESSAMFRLFVSSLLLSIPLFFMKLVCPHIPMIYSLLLRRCGPFLMGDWLKWGLVSIIQFVIGKRFYIAAARALKNGSTNMDVLVAVGTTASYTYSVCALLYGALTGFRAPVYFETSAMLITFVLLGKYLECLAKGKTSDAIKKLVELAPATALLIIKDKGGRSIEEKEIDSLLVQPGDMLKVVPGTKIPADGIVTWGSSYVNESMVTGEAVPVQKEVNASVIGGTINLHGVLHIQATKVGSDTVLSQIISLVETAQMSKAPIQKFADYVASIFVPTVVSLALLTFFSWYGAGSIGAYPEEWLPENGNHFVFALMFSIAVVVIACPCALGLATPTAVMVATGVGANNGVLIKGGDALERAQMVKYVIFDKTGTLTQGKASVTTAKTFTGMQRGEFLRLVASAEASSEHPLAQAIVEYARHFHFFDDSSASDGTQNGAKELKSGWLFDVSDFIALPGRGVQCLIDGKPILVGNRKLMAESGIDISDEVENFVVELEESARTGVLVAYDDIIIGVLGISDPLKREASVVIEGLQKMGVRPVMVTGDNRRTARAVAKEVGIQDVRAEVMPAGKADVVQSFQKDGSIVAMVGDGINDSPALAAADVGMAIGAGTDIAIEAADYVLMRNNLEDVITAIDLSRKTFSRIRLNYVFAIVYNVVAIPVAAGALYPSLRIKLPPWVAGACMALSSVSVVCSSLLLRRYRRPRLTQILEIVVE